In Streptomyces sp. 840.1, one DNA window encodes the following:
- a CDS encoding Pycsar system effector family protein, with amino-acid sequence MTADGGARTSPDPVVTVQGGGPHGYDRTGERIAERLLGTVREDLGRADSKAAVLLSGALALPAFLIGRHGAPDWHGPADATLIAAGALWIVAVTALVRALMPRTGTVRSGRGVTYFGDLLAPYDLVRLSAEVAEAGRDPARWLLIQAVDVSSILAAKYRAIRWGVGTLAPAAALAMGWSLIAR; translated from the coding sequence ATGACTGCCGACGGCGGGGCACGGACCTCCCCCGATCCGGTCGTAACCGTGCAGGGCGGGGGGCCGCACGGCTACGACCGGACGGGGGAACGCATCGCCGAACGGCTGCTCGGCACGGTCCGGGAGGACCTCGGCCGGGCCGACTCCAAGGCGGCGGTGCTCCTTTCCGGGGCACTGGCGCTGCCGGCCTTCCTGATCGGGCGGCACGGGGCGCCCGACTGGCACGGGCCGGCCGACGCCACGCTGATCGCGGCGGGGGCGCTCTGGATCGTCGCGGTGACCGCGCTGGTCCGGGCGCTCATGCCACGTACCGGCACGGTCCGCAGCGGGCGCGGGGTCACCTACTTCGGCGATCTGCTCGCCCCGTACGACCTGGTGCGGCTGTCCGCCGAGGTCGCCGAGGCCGGGCGGGACCCGGCCAGGTGGCTGCTCATCCAGGCCGTGGACGTCAGCTCCATCCTGGCCGCCAAGTACCGGGCCATCCGCTGGGGCGTCGGCACGCTGGCGCCCGCGGCGGCGCTCGCCATGGGCTGGAGCCTGATCGCACGCTGA
- a CDS encoding RNA polymerase sigma factor, giving the protein MRRTSEVEDLLRLHAPQVLGALVRRYGHFDPAEDAVQEALLAAARQWPEQGVPDNPRGWLIRVASRRLVDRLRSDEARRAREETAAALTPRDAFTTPPPDEPAAGGGRAPSEDDTLTLLFLCCHPELAPAAQIALTLRAVGGLTTAEIARAHLVPEATMAQRISRAKRRIRGAAFVQPGPADRDGRLGAVLQVLYLIFNEGYTATSGRALHRAELAREAIRLTRSVRRLLPRDGAVTGLLALMLLTDARSAARTGPDGELVPLDEQDRTRWDRAAVAEGTALVEEALHEGPAGPYQVQAAIAALHDEAPRAEDTDWPQILALYDVLVRLAPEPMAELGRAVAVAMVHGPAAGLAEADALADRLAGNHRLDAVRAHLLERAGDPAGARAAYLAAAAATLSLPEARYLHGRADRLGG; this is encoded by the coding sequence GTGAGACGTACGAGCGAGGTCGAGGACCTGCTGCGGCTGCACGCCCCGCAGGTCCTCGGCGCGCTGGTACGCCGGTACGGGCATTTCGACCCGGCCGAGGACGCGGTGCAGGAGGCGCTGCTCGCCGCAGCGCGGCAGTGGCCGGAGCAGGGGGTGCCGGACAATCCGCGCGGCTGGCTGATCAGGGTGGCCTCGCGGCGGCTCGTTGACCGGCTGCGCAGCGACGAGGCGCGGCGGGCACGTGAGGAGACGGCGGCGGCGCTCACGCCCAGGGACGCGTTCACCACGCCGCCGCCCGACGAGCCCGCGGCGGGCGGCGGCCGGGCGCCGTCCGAGGACGACACCCTCACCCTGCTCTTCCTGTGCTGCCATCCGGAGCTGGCCCCGGCCGCGCAGATCGCGCTCACGCTGCGGGCGGTCGGCGGACTGACCACCGCCGAGATCGCCCGCGCGCATCTGGTGCCGGAGGCGACGATGGCGCAGAGGATCAGCCGGGCGAAGCGGCGGATCCGGGGCGCGGCCTTCGTCCAGCCGGGTCCGGCGGACCGCGACGGGCGGCTGGGCGCCGTGCTCCAGGTGCTCTACCTGATCTTCAACGAGGGGTACACGGCGACCTCCGGCCGCGCCCTGCACCGCGCCGAACTGGCCCGGGAGGCGATCCGGCTGACCCGTTCGGTGCGCCGGCTGCTGCCCCGGGACGGTGCGGTGACCGGGCTCCTGGCCCTGATGCTGCTGACCGACGCCCGCAGCGCCGCGCGCACCGGGCCGGACGGGGAGCTGGTCCCGCTCGACGAACAGGACCGCACCCGCTGGGACCGGGCGGCCGTCGCCGAGGGCACCGCACTCGTCGAGGAGGCGCTGCACGAGGGCCCGGCCGGGCCGTACCAGGTGCAGGCGGCGATCGCGGCACTGCACGACGAGGCACCCCGGGCCGAGGACACCGACTGGCCGCAGATCCTCGCGCTGTACGACGTCCTGGTGCGCCTCGCCCCCGAACCGATGGCCGAACTGGGACGGGCCGTCGCCGTCGCGATGGTGCACGGCCCTGCGGCCGGACTGGCCGAGGCCGACGCGCTCGCGGACCGGCTCGCGGGCAACCACCGGCTCGACGCGGTCCGCGCCCACCTGCTGGAGCGGGCCGGTGACCCGGCCGGGGCCCGCGCCGCCTACCTGGCGGCGGCCGCCGCCACGCTGAGCCTCCCGGAGGCCCGCTACCTGCACGGACGGGCGGACCGGCTCGGCGGCTGA
- a CDS encoding YciI family protein has translation MKYMVMVQGSQAGYEAMRGNASAGVPAWSEKDVQAMFAFMGAVNDDLAESGELVDANGLTEPARARFVRAGEDGRPVITDGPYGETKELLAGYWILDCESLERVTEIAARVAQCPAPAGTPDSAVVIRPVDDLGGDV, from the coding sequence ATGAAGTACATGGTGATGGTGCAGGGCTCGCAGGCCGGCTACGAGGCGATGCGCGGCAACGCGAGCGCCGGTGTTCCGGCCTGGAGCGAGAAGGACGTGCAGGCCATGTTCGCGTTCATGGGCGCGGTCAACGACGATCTCGCCGAGAGCGGTGAGCTCGTCGACGCCAACGGACTGACCGAACCGGCCAGGGCCCGGTTCGTCCGGGCGGGCGAGGACGGCCGTCCGGTGATCACCGACGGTCCGTACGGGGAGACGAAGGAGCTGCTCGCCGGGTACTGGATCCTCGACTGCGAGAGCCTGGAGCGGGTCACCGAGATCGCCGCGCGCGTCGCGCAGTGTCCGGCGCCCGCCGGAACCCCCGACAGCGCGGTGGTCATCCGGCCCGTGGACGACCTCGGAGGCGATGTGTGA
- a CDS encoding VWA domain-containing protein, whose protein sequence is MGRVRAGRRTGRGRLRRSALCALGGAAVLAALLSPAGHDPVPVAASEPASAAVNYAVGVDESASLAPADMKAEKAAASRIAIGDVSEASNVTVFGFAAAETGDQRAVDPVCPRTQLDAAGRESIGGCVGRLRSRKADEGTGTDFPSAIRQGVHDLSTGTDPSVPRVLFLLTDGRMDVTDSEKYGGEAHRAAEGERQLTAALKEAAAQQVQVWPLGFGSAPDKAQLDRIAAGGYQKGCVELPSARPKAGKVSGAKDVGPMLEKIFAAAHCLRYSRGPSDRPPTTLEIGVSPLATVGSIVVDKGDPEVTATYFDPSGHKVPTSGTYRSSKFELAGAGGTVEALKITDPVPGVWKVKVEAPEGHRSLPVGVSVLWHGELRGAITMDPPSPQAGQKTKVSMRLQTREGYEIKDPRDYAGLRVSSTLTGDGFEPLELSLTDDGTGADPEKGDGSFTGTVQIPKGAGGALKVTGTLTASGLTADVRSESGEVPPGEPAVVAGLNLPAADVHPGATVEGTLSVHNTSNAPHTLRLSVADIGRDMLTAGPAQIVLKPGETGTRKVSVEVAPADVFGDRLGDDGLRLGGTLRVVDATDSDRPLVGSPLSVRVTPEPGIWERYWWAFMAGAVLAVLAAVAVAAWRRLRRRRRDPFGLVLQLVSEQGDILSEHPAGHGHKQWYEFAVVEPHRSPRIERRAHGQYAVQRSPEGGAVLRTRGGGRTRLPVQGRVELTDSLSLSLGAQPGAPAAGPSAPTAADGGASTYDETYL, encoded by the coding sequence GTGGGAAGAGTCAGGGCAGGACGGCGGACGGGAAGGGGCCGGCTGCGCCGGAGCGCGCTCTGCGCGCTGGGCGGCGCCGCCGTGCTCGCGGCCCTGTTGTCACCCGCCGGTCATGATCCGGTGCCGGTGGCGGCGTCCGAACCGGCCTCCGCCGCGGTCAACTACGCCGTCGGCGTGGACGAGTCCGCCAGTCTCGCGCCCGCGGACATGAAGGCGGAGAAGGCCGCCGCCTCGCGGATCGCGATCGGTGACGTCTCCGAGGCCTCGAACGTCACCGTCTTCGGCTTCGCCGCCGCCGAGACCGGTGACCAGCGGGCGGTCGACCCGGTGTGCCCGCGCACCCAACTGGACGCGGCCGGGCGCGAGTCGATCGGCGGGTGCGTCGGCAGACTGCGCAGCCGCAAGGCGGACGAGGGCACCGGCACGGACTTCCCGAGCGCGATACGCCAGGGGGTGCACGATCTGAGCACCGGCACCGACCCCTCGGTGCCCCGGGTGCTGTTCCTCCTCACCGACGGCCGGATGGACGTCACCGACAGCGAGAAGTACGGCGGCGAGGCGCACCGCGCGGCCGAGGGCGAGCGCCAGCTGACCGCGGCGCTCAAGGAGGCCGCCGCCCAGCAGGTCCAGGTCTGGCCGCTGGGCTTCGGGTCCGCCCCGGACAAGGCGCAGCTCGACCGGATCGCGGCCGGCGGCTACCAGAAGGGCTGCGTCGAACTGCCCTCCGCGCGCCCGAAGGCCGGCAAGGTCTCCGGCGCGAAGGACGTCGGCCCGATGCTGGAGAAGATCTTCGCCGCGGCCCACTGCCTGCGCTACAGCCGGGGCCCCAGTGACCGGCCGCCCACCACGCTGGAGATCGGGGTCTCGCCGCTGGCGACCGTCGGCAGCATCGTGGTCGACAAGGGCGACCCCGAGGTGACCGCGACCTACTTCGACCCGAGCGGCCACAAGGTGCCCACCTCGGGCACGTACCGCAGCTCGAAGTTCGAGCTGGCGGGGGCCGGCGGCACCGTCGAGGCGCTGAAGATCACCGACCCGGTGCCCGGCGTCTGGAAGGTGAAGGTCGAGGCCCCGGAGGGGCACCGTTCGCTGCCCGTCGGCGTCAGCGTGCTCTGGCACGGCGAGCTGCGCGGAGCCATCACGATGGACCCGCCGTCGCCGCAGGCCGGCCAGAAGACCAAGGTGTCCATGCGGCTGCAGACCCGCGAGGGCTACGAGATCAAGGACCCGCGCGACTACGCGGGGCTGCGGGTGTCGAGCACGCTGACCGGGGACGGGTTCGAGCCGCTGGAGCTGAGCCTCACCGACGACGGCACCGGCGCCGACCCGGAGAAGGGCGACGGCTCGTTCACCGGGACCGTGCAGATCCCCAAGGGGGCCGGGGGCGCGCTGAAGGTGACCGGCACCCTGACCGCCTCGGGGCTCACCGCCGACGTGCGCAGCGAGAGCGGCGAGGTCCCGCCGGGCGAGCCGGCCGTCGTCGCCGGGCTCAACCTGCCCGCCGCCGACGTCCATCCCGGCGCCACCGTCGAGGGCACCCTGTCCGTCCACAACACCAGCAACGCCCCGCACACCCTTCGGCTGTCCGTCGCCGACATCGGCCGCGACATGCTCACGGCCGGCCCGGCGCAGATCGTGCTGAAGCCCGGCGAGACCGGCACCCGGAAGGTGAGCGTCGAGGTCGCTCCCGCCGACGTCTTCGGCGACCGGCTCGGCGACGACGGGCTGCGGCTGGGCGGCACCCTGCGGGTCGTCGACGCCACGGACTCCGACCGTCCGCTGGTGGGGTCCCCGCTGTCGGTGCGGGTCACGCCGGAGCCCGGGATCTGGGAAAGGTACTGGTGGGCGTTCATGGCCGGCGCCGTGCTCGCCGTACTCGCCGCCGTGGCGGTCGCCGCCTGGCGCAGGCTGCGCCGGCGCCGCCGCGACCCGTTCGGTCTGGTGCTGCAACTGGTCTCCGAGCAGGGCGACATCCTCAGCGAGCACCCGGCCGGGCACGGGCACAAGCAGTGGTACGAGTTCGCCGTCGTCGAACCCCACCGCAGCCCGCGCATCGAGCGCCGCGCCCACGGCCAGTACGCCGTCCAACGCAGCCCCGAGGGCGGCGCCGTACTGCGCACGCGTGGCGGCGGGCGGACCCGGCTGCCCGTGCAGGGCCGGGTCGAGCTGACGGACTCGCTGAGCCTGTCCCTCGGCGCCCAGCCGGGCGCCCCCGCCGCGGGCCCGTCCGCGCCGACGGCCGCGGACGGGGGCGCGAGCACCTACGACGAGACGTACCTGTGA
- a CDS encoding TerD family protein, translating to MRELSKGANVGLAELSADAGSVIASLSWSSNAGDGDADVSVLLLDANGKVRSDADFFYYNNPAADDGSVHLLGKTPTDSGSEDRISLDLTAVPADVERLVVAASRYGGSRFGELDDLRMTVADRAGEVLLGFSIGDAGVESAFIFGELYRRGTEWKYRAIGQGYETGLAGLATDFGIDVDDEGEHEEESGEQSGEQHLEGGADGGTANAPELVERPPSPADEPLAPASAPHAVPPPRRPAGEAVAVADRGTGPAAAPPRRTRGPRTAKKKVTLPAVAKKTLAENDTWRSARLFPAPSLKSDKEREVRATSVLLSVMAQVPEFGRRLTAAFGAPAGRMETFTEVSLPHGDTPKRPDGVIRVERAGKLWTALVETKTNGNGLKSEQVQNYMDIAARRGYEAVITLSNDVALEGSPLVDVKTDGRRKHKVALWHLSWAEVTHQAHMLIRHEGVGNAAHAWLLQELLHYLQHENSGCHGFQNMGASWVPVRNGIDTETLGQDDPRAVEVVESWERLIRQVCLRLGGQLGQKALPVQRAPRGTTPQSRRAALAAQLCEEGRLTAGLRVDGSPGVITITADLRTGKLRTSVEIPVPEGAYPLTSAKRLMRQLAEAPADLHVETLIEGHSGPRGTLERLRPEPGDMLPKDGSRIAGFRLSLFKGMGGSRGNAESGFIRSVDDAVDRFHAHVVAHLPQAERRTARRSPEQVSAPAAASDAPVPV from the coding sequence ATGCGGGAGCTGAGCAAGGGCGCCAATGTAGGCCTGGCGGAGCTGAGTGCCGATGCCGGGTCGGTCATCGCGAGTCTGAGCTGGAGCAGCAACGCGGGGGACGGCGACGCCGATGTCTCCGTGCTGCTGCTGGACGCCAACGGAAAGGTCCGCAGCGACGCCGACTTCTTCTACTACAACAACCCGGCGGCGGACGACGGCAGCGTGCACCTGCTGGGCAAGACTCCGACGGACAGCGGGAGCGAGGACCGCATCAGCCTCGACCTGACCGCGGTCCCCGCCGACGTGGAACGTCTCGTGGTCGCCGCGAGCCGGTACGGCGGCTCCCGGTTCGGCGAACTCGACGATCTGCGGATGACGGTCGCCGACCGCGCCGGGGAGGTGCTGCTGGGCTTCTCGATCGGCGACGCCGGGGTGGAGAGCGCCTTCATCTTCGGTGAGCTCTACCGGCGCGGCACGGAGTGGAAGTACCGGGCCATCGGCCAGGGGTACGAGACCGGACTGGCCGGCCTGGCCACGGACTTCGGTATCGATGTCGACGACGAGGGCGAGCACGAGGAGGAGAGCGGCGAGCAGAGCGGGGAGCAGCACCTGGAGGGCGGCGCCGACGGCGGGACCGCGAACGCGCCGGAGCTCGTGGAGCGGCCCCCGTCTCCGGCCGATGAGCCCCTCGCGCCGGCCTCCGCGCCGCATGCCGTCCCGCCGCCTCGCCGGCCGGCCGGCGAGGCCGTAGCCGTAGCTGATCGGGGTACGGGCCCGGCGGCAGCGCCGCCCAGGCGCACACGCGGCCCCAGGACCGCGAAGAAGAAGGTGACGCTTCCGGCTGTGGCGAAGAAGACGCTCGCCGAGAACGACACATGGAGGTCCGCGCGGCTGTTTCCCGCGCCGTCGCTCAAGAGCGACAAGGAGCGGGAGGTGCGGGCCACCTCCGTACTGCTGTCGGTGATGGCGCAGGTACCGGAGTTCGGGCGCAGGCTCACGGCTGCGTTCGGCGCACCGGCCGGCCGCATGGAGACGTTCACCGAGGTCTCGCTCCCGCACGGGGACACCCCCAAGCGCCCGGACGGGGTGATCCGGGTGGAGCGGGCCGGCAAGCTGTGGACCGCTCTCGTCGAAACGAAGACGAACGGGAACGGACTGAAGTCGGAGCAGGTTCAGAACTACATGGACATCGCCGCCCGGCGTGGTTACGAGGCCGTCATCACGCTGTCCAACGACGTTGCCCTGGAGGGCAGTCCACTCGTCGACGTCAAGACCGACGGGCGGCGCAAGCACAAGGTCGCCCTCTGGCACCTGTCCTGGGCCGAGGTGACTCATCAGGCGCACATGCTGATCCGGCACGAGGGTGTCGGAAACGCCGCACACGCCTGGCTCCTCCAGGAACTCCTGCACTACCTCCAGCACGAGAACTCGGGCTGCCACGGCTTCCAGAACATGGGCGCGTCGTGGGTGCCCGTACGCAACGGCATCGACACGGAGACGCTCGGCCAGGACGATCCACGCGCCGTCGAGGTCGTCGAGAGCTGGGAACGGCTCATCCGCCAGGTATGTCTGCGGCTCGGTGGACAACTGGGCCAGAAGGCCCTCCCCGTGCAGCGCGCCCCGCGCGGCACCACCCCGCAGTCCCGGCGGGCGGCGCTCGCCGCACAGCTCTGCGAGGAAGGGCGCCTCACCGCAGGCCTGCGCGTCGACGGTTCGCCCGGCGTCATCACGATCACCGCGGACCTCCGGACCGGGAAGCTGCGCACCTCGGTGGAAATCCCTGTGCCGGAGGGCGCGTACCCGCTCACCTCGGCCAAGCGGCTGATGCGTCAGCTGGCCGAGGCACCCGCCGATCTCCACGTCGAGACGCTCATCGAGGGGCACAGCGGCCCGCGCGGGACCCTGGAGCGCCTGCGGCCCGAGCCGGGCGACATGCTCCCCAAGGACGGCAGCCGGATCGCAGGCTTCCGGCTCTCCCTCTTCAAGGGCATGGGCGGCTCACGCGGCAACGCCGAGTCCGGCTTCATCCGCAGCGTCGACGACGCGGTGGACCGCTTCCACGCACACGTCGTCGCGCACCTTCCGCAGGCCGAGCGCCGCACCGCGCGCCGGTCCCCGGAGCAGGTCTCCGCACCGGCTGCCGCATCAGATGCGCCGGTGCCCGTCTGA
- a CDS encoding tubulin-like doman-containing protein, translated as MKIFQPMLFVGLGGTGGLVGAELERKLRAELCGPDGVALSHLGGHAPYQLPDCLQFVYADYSESDLQRLPQFNVDPSLRAAYARTSRATHNLLPNFDSSPEVTKMLRASLREEVSDWLPPRTDEPKVTPLHNGAGQLPTVGRAALFATLRHSLAPVLEPLLQAIDAIARASGELSELGGGKATGCDVFVAFSVAGGTGAGIFLDYLHLINYAFQLRRFDGVKIYPLVVMPSSFSASGGGGREAELNAARALVDLFRLVDGQNAPTEGEEIGDLDHSPGIGIRYPGMTPIRLRTGILPTAFLFSPTAGIRQDDLRRSIVSLVMSLIGTELGDGRSRGRVTAADDDFQTFAASFINRGVQRSAVSPTGIGRQGVSTSLVASMTAPMDQLADLVAGRLLRKAVTDLVERPRATLRESAVPMIRQLFTDAQLEELWERRQLDVPEPDPLPRGSKAIEQALAERSADMQRLLSDLQFKADRQAASMADRFSPRPAIDKLLQTVDPFLAERVVRGVPGSDEQIARLGFLGMLNSRAGAPQRPPGVTEQPPKNPRIKGRLAGMSPARWGDDDVQAALRAQDSWYQWRSRSVWHEAWREQQQRWQSHADTAGTDLGRLVNAFRKHSDQERKISAQKGLELYEDRTGISYLLPPQRTLNHFYEDLVTRLIRREGLREHDDEAALLLKMIDGDTWRNVHTLSRRSPDSAVAVVKAQLEGRITRLFAESGEQLEERPLLPPMGTLLAAAAGDADAADQVSKEALDLFGRKLTGLLPVGFTPEGTGPLRVLVTHPRVQAVDEVKEYLGKTLRLPSDAKNSVDYRGVESDSITVVLFRSEMSLTQVPEARKVLRQWARAKESEQAQDVLRWRQRLGYRDSWMVSSEEDRRTILHRLLCCMWNGQVDVVDGDPASPDRVRLRLFPETGPSVPGVRLRLGDFPGGVSSWAELLRAYERWTVLDDERTVEDYCQGLMGAQPLGLARTGSDPHPLFVELVEKIAPRQLELLAERRERGGERVEGWVRPLWEFWAETLPAALDTEFGDQRAVQPTLRTLLEHVRGGTPEPRARKEFPEPRRPVADDDDFGTAPGASSGYAASRSGDGGGGGAYRSRDPYPEPERGTRGERGREAYPEPEPEPVARREREAYTDRERHTDREGYRDREQHGERTAYDPLGADPDDDPFGGGPRRSAPGERADRPAPWDDDSGDRDPYRDNGDNDRYRRGPLDGDAE; from the coding sequence ATGAAGATCTTCCAGCCGATGCTCTTCGTCGGACTGGGCGGCACCGGTGGTCTGGTCGGCGCGGAACTGGAGCGCAAGCTGCGCGCCGAACTGTGCGGTCCCGACGGTGTCGCGCTCAGCCACCTGGGCGGCCACGCCCCCTACCAGCTCCCGGACTGCCTGCAGTTCGTGTACGCCGACTACAGCGAGTCCGATCTGCAGCGGCTGCCGCAGTTCAATGTGGACCCCTCGCTGCGGGCCGCGTACGCCCGCACCTCGCGGGCCACCCACAACCTGCTGCCGAACTTCGACAGTTCGCCGGAGGTGACCAAGATGCTGCGGGCGAGCCTGCGCGAGGAGGTCTCCGACTGGCTGCCGCCGCGCACCGACGAACCGAAGGTCACCCCGCTCCACAACGGTGCGGGCCAGCTGCCCACCGTCGGGCGGGCCGCGCTCTTCGCGACGCTCCGGCACAGCCTGGCACCGGTCCTGGAGCCGCTGCTGCAGGCGATCGACGCGATCGCCAGGGCCTCCGGCGAACTGAGCGAACTGGGCGGCGGCAAAGCCACCGGCTGCGATGTGTTCGTCGCCTTCTCGGTGGCCGGGGGGACCGGCGCCGGGATCTTCCTGGACTACCTGCACCTGATCAACTACGCCTTCCAGCTGCGCCGTTTCGACGGGGTGAAGATCTACCCGCTGGTCGTGATGCCGTCCTCGTTCTCCGCGTCCGGCGGCGGCGGCCGGGAGGCCGAGCTCAACGCGGCCCGCGCCCTGGTCGACCTGTTCCGCCTCGTGGACGGGCAGAACGCGCCGACCGAGGGCGAGGAGATCGGCGACCTGGACCACAGCCCCGGGATCGGCATCCGCTACCCGGGCATGACGCCGATCCGGCTGCGGACCGGCATCCTGCCCACCGCGTTCCTGTTCAGCCCGACCGCGGGCATCCGCCAGGACGACCTGCGCCGCTCCATCGTCTCCCTGGTGATGTCGCTGATCGGCACCGAGTTGGGCGACGGGCGCTCACGCGGCCGGGTGACGGCGGCCGACGACGACTTCCAGACCTTCGCCGCGAGCTTCATCAACCGAGGGGTGCAGCGCAGCGCCGTGTCCCCGACCGGGATCGGCAGACAGGGCGTCTCCACCAGCCTGGTGGCCTCGATGACCGCGCCGATGGACCAGCTGGCCGATCTGGTGGCCGGCCGGCTGCTGCGCAAGGCGGTCACGGATCTGGTGGAGCGGCCGCGCGCCACGCTGCGGGAGAGCGCCGTACCGATGATCCGCCAGCTGTTCACCGACGCCCAGCTCGAAGAACTGTGGGAGCGTCGGCAGTTGGACGTGCCGGAGCCCGATCCGCTGCCGCGCGGCAGCAAGGCCATCGAGCAGGCGCTCGCCGAGCGGAGCGCGGACATGCAGCGGCTGCTGTCCGACCTCCAGTTCAAGGCCGACCGGCAGGCCGCCTCGATGGCCGACCGGTTCTCGCCGCGCCCCGCCATCGACAAACTCCTCCAGACCGTCGACCCCTTCCTCGCCGAACGTGTCGTACGGGGTGTCCCCGGGAGCGACGAGCAGATCGCCCGGCTCGGCTTCCTGGGCATGCTCAACAGCCGGGCCGGCGCGCCCCAGCGCCCGCCGGGCGTGACGGAGCAGCCGCCGAAGAACCCCCGGATCAAGGGCCGGCTGGCGGGGATGTCGCCGGCCCGCTGGGGCGACGACGACGTGCAGGCCGCGCTCCGGGCGCAGGACAGCTGGTACCAGTGGCGCAGCCGCTCCGTCTGGCACGAGGCCTGGCGCGAGCAGCAGCAGCGCTGGCAGTCCCACGCGGACACCGCCGGCACCGATCTGGGCCGCCTGGTGAACGCCTTCCGCAAACACTCCGACCAGGAGCGCAAGATCTCGGCGCAGAAGGGCCTCGAACTGTACGAGGACCGCACCGGAATCTCCTACCTGCTGCCGCCCCAGCGCACCCTCAACCACTTCTACGAGGACCTGGTCACCCGGCTGATCCGCCGGGAGGGCCTGCGGGAGCACGACGACGAGGCGGCGCTCCTGCTGAAGATGATCGACGGGGACACCTGGCGCAACGTCCACACGCTCAGCCGGCGCAGCCCGGACAGCGCCGTCGCCGTCGTCAAGGCGCAGTTGGAGGGCCGCATCACCCGGCTGTTCGCGGAGAGCGGCGAACAGCTGGAGGAGCGACCGCTGCTGCCGCCGATGGGCACCCTGCTGGCCGCGGCGGCGGGTGACGCGGACGCCGCGGACCAGGTCAGCAAGGAGGCCCTGGACCTGTTCGGCCGCAAGCTGACCGGGCTGCTGCCGGTGGGGTTCACCCCGGAGGGCACCGGCCCCCTGCGGGTCCTGGTCACCCACCCCCGGGTGCAGGCCGTGGACGAGGTGAAGGAGTACCTCGGCAAGACGCTCCGGCTGCCGTCCGACGCGAAGAACTCGGTGGACTACCGGGGCGTGGAGAGCGACTCGATCACCGTCGTCCTGTTCCGCAGCGAGATGAGCCTCACCCAGGTGCCCGAGGCCCGCAAGGTGCTGCGGCAGTGGGCCAGGGCGAAGGAGTCCGAGCAGGCCCAGGACGTGCTGCGCTGGCGTCAGCGGCTCGGCTACCGCGACAGCTGGATGGTGAGCAGCGAGGAGGACCGGCGCACGATCCTGCACCGGCTGCTGTGCTGCATGTGGAACGGCCAGGTGGACGTCGTGGACGGTGACCCCGCGTCGCCGGACCGGGTGCGGCTGCGGCTGTTCCCCGAGACCGGCCCGAGTGTGCCCGGGGTCCGGCTGCGGCTGGGCGACTTCCCCGGTGGCGTGTCGAGCTGGGCGGAGCTGCTGCGGGCGTACGAGCGCTGGACCGTGCTGGACGACGAGCGGACCGTCGAGGACTACTGCCAGGGGCTGATGGGTGCCCAGCCGCTGGGGCTGGCCAGGACCGGCAGCGATCCGCATCCGCTCTTCGTCGAGCTGGTCGAGAAGATCGCCCCGCGCCAGCTGGAACTGCTGGCCGAGCGCAGGGAGCGGGGCGGCGAGCGGGTCGAGGGCTGGGTCCGGCCGCTGTGGGAGTTCTGGGCGGAGACGCTGCCGGCCGCGCTGGACACCGAGTTCGGGGACCAGCGCGCGGTGCAGCCGACCCTGCGCACCCTGCTGGAGCACGTGCGCGGCGGTACGCCCGAGCCCCGGGCCCGCAAGGAGTTCCCGGAACCCCGGCGTCCGGTCGCCGATGACGACGACTTCGGCACCGCACCGGGCGCCTCCAGCGGCTACGCGGCCTCCCGGAGCGGTGACGGCGGGGGCGGCGGCGCGTACCGCTCGCGCGACCCGTACCCGGAGCCGGAACGCGGCACCCGGGGCGAGCGCGGGCGCGAGGCGTATCCGGAGCCCGAGCCCGAACCCGTCGCACGGCGGGAGCGGGAGGCCTACACGGACCGCGAGCGGCACACGGACCGCGAGGGATACAGGGACCGCGAGCAGCACGGGGAGCGCACGGCGTACGACCCGTTGGGGGCGGACCCCGACGACGATCCGTTCGGCGGCGGCCCCCGGCGGTCCGCGCCCGGGGAACGCGCCGACAGGCCGGCGCCCTGGGACGACGACTCCGGCGACCGGGACCCGTACCGCGACAACGGCGACAACGACCGCTACCGGCGCGGCCCCCTGGACGGTGATGCGGAGTGA